From Rhizobium oryzihabitans, the proteins below share one genomic window:
- a CDS encoding endonuclease/exonuclease/phosphatase family protein: MTSVRNGKLGKSLLFISICSLSGVLSALIFGSSLWLFDIVFLFWPYVTLSAFCLLLATFLLGERPARLLCSLAFLASLMPFFMQPQAPQGAADRNLRVISANLLMHNDAEPGGFLRFLTEQQPDVLFLQETEDRWQKAIAASGLFGYQSSSNLPARDDMKVFSRLPILSEVRLSSAQAYERYPMRLVLGTENDPLILYALHPDTPRSPARWKGRNAYLDGLADAVLSEKEGAKLIVAGDWNTPPWSPYFARFFEKSGLFFARASNVPVMTRFSRRLPFRFGSMRAAVQKSSTVAAA; this comes from the coding sequence ATGACTTCTGTCCGCAACGGTAAGCTTGGAAAAAGTCTGCTTTTTATTTCGATTTGCAGTTTGAGCGGCGTTCTTTCTGCATTGATATTCGGAAGTAGCCTCTGGCTATTCGATATTGTTTTCCTGTTCTGGCCCTACGTCACTCTATCCGCTTTTTGCCTGCTGCTCGCGACGTTCCTTCTTGGGGAGCGACCGGCGCGGCTTTTGTGTTCCCTTGCATTTCTGGCAAGTCTGATGCCGTTCTTTATGCAGCCTCAGGCACCGCAGGGGGCTGCGGACAGGAATTTACGCGTTATCTCAGCCAACCTGCTGATGCACAATGATGCGGAACCTGGGGGTTTTCTGCGGTTTCTGACGGAGCAACAGCCAGATGTCCTCTTTCTTCAAGAGACTGAAGACCGCTGGCAGAAAGCAATCGCGGCTAGCGGCCTGTTTGGCTATCAAAGCAGTTCTAACCTGCCAGCGCGCGACGATATGAAAGTCTTTTCGCGTCTTCCTATTCTCTCGGAGGTCAGGCTTTCGTCCGCGCAGGCGTATGAGCGATATCCGATGCGCCTCGTTCTGGGGACGGAAAATGATCCGCTGATTCTTTATGCACTACATCCCGATACACCGCGTTCGCCAGCCCGCTGGAAAGGCCGAAACGCTTATCTCGACGGATTGGCGGATGCTGTCCTGTCTGAAAAAGAGGGCGCGAAGCTTATTGTTGCCGGTGACTGGAACACACCGCCGTGGTCACCCTACTTTGCGAGATTTTTTGAGAAAAGCGGATTATTCTTCGCACGTGCAAGCAATGTTCCTGTGATGACACGATTCAGCCGTCGGCTACCGTTCAGATTCGGTTCCATGAGAGCGGCGGTGCAAAAGTCGTCCACGGTAGCGGCGGCATAA
- the istA gene encoding IS21 family transposase, with protein sequence MELYLKVRLAVSEGMTQRQAAKYFNISRDSVAKMVAYSTPPGYQRRSPIRRPKLDAFVSTIDHWLDEDLKVPRKQRHTAKRVFDRLRDECGFTGGYTIIKDYMRDRDQRRQEVFVPLSHPPGHAQADFGEATVVIGGVEQKARFFVLDLPHSDGCYVRAYPAAVAEAWVDGHIHAFAFFGAVPQSIVYDNDRCLVAKILPDGTRKRATLFSGFLSHYLIRDRYGRPGKGNDKGNVEGLVGYARRNFMVPIPQFATWEAFNTFLEEQCRKRQRDRLRGESETIGERLRRDLAAMRALPASPFDACDQASAKVTAQSLVRYKTNDYSVPVAYGHQDVWVRGYVNEVVIGCRGEIIARHPRCWEREDVVFDPVHYLPLIEQKINSLDQAAPLQGWDLPQEFATLRRLMEGRMAKHGRREYVQVLRLLESFELADLHAAVKQAIQLGAIGFDAVKHLILCRVERRPPRLDLSIYPYLPRATVETTSAKAYMRLLSSDAGEAA encoded by the coding sequence GTGGAATTATACCTCAAGGTTCGCCTGGCTGTTTCCGAAGGGATGACGCAGCGTCAGGCAGCAAAGTATTTCAACATATCGCGCGACAGCGTGGCCAAGATGGTGGCCTATTCGACGCCGCCCGGCTATCAGCGGCGATCACCGATCCGGCGTCCGAAGCTTGATGCGTTCGTTTCGACGATCGACCATTGGCTCGATGAAGACCTGAAGGTGCCGCGCAAGCAGCGCCATACGGCCAAGCGGGTGTTCGACCGCCTGCGCGACGAATGCGGGTTCACCGGCGGCTACACGATCATCAAGGATTATATGCGCGATCGGGATCAGCGCCGACAAGAGGTGTTTGTGCCGCTGTCGCATCCGCCCGGCCATGCGCAGGCGGACTTCGGTGAGGCGACGGTCGTGATTGGCGGCGTGGAGCAGAAGGCGCGCTTCTTCGTGCTCGATCTGCCGCATAGCGACGGCTGCTATGTGCGGGCCTATCCGGCGGCGGTGGCCGAGGCCTGGGTCGACGGCCACATCCATGCATTTGCCTTCTTTGGGGCCGTGCCACAGTCGATCGTCTACGACAACGACCGTTGCCTGGTGGCGAAGATTTTGCCTGACGGCACCCGCAAGCGCGCGACGTTGTTCAGCGGCTTCCTGTCCCACTACCTTATCCGGGATCGCTATGGCCGTCCCGGCAAGGGCAACGACAAGGGGAACGTCGAGGGTCTCGTCGGCTATGCCCGGCGCAACTTCATGGTGCCGATCCCGCAGTTTGCGACATGGGAGGCGTTCAACACCTTTCTGGAGGAGCAGTGCCGGAAGCGCCAGCGCGACAGGCTGCGCGGCGAGAGCGAGACGATCGGCGAGCGCTTGCGGCGCGATCTGGCTGCCATGCGCGCCTTGCCAGCCTCGCCATTTGATGCCTGCGACCAGGCAAGTGCCAAGGTGACGGCGCAGTCGCTGGTGCGCTACAAGACCAACGACTATTCCGTCCCGGTCGCCTATGGCCATCAGGATGTGTGGGTGCGCGGCTATGTCAACGAAGTGGTCATCGGTTGCCGTGGCGAGATCATCGCCCGCCATCCTCGGTGCTGGGAACGGGAAGACGTCGTCTTCGATCCTGTCCATTACCTGCCGCTGATCGAGCAGAAGATCAATTCGCTGGATCAGGCAGCGCCCCTCCAGGGCTGGGACTTGCCGCAAGAGTTCGCTACGCTGCGCCGGTTGATGGAAGGCCGCATGGCCAAGCACGGCCGGCGTGAGTACGTGCAGGTCCTCCGCCTGCTGGAGAGCTTCGAACTCGCCGATCTGCATGCGGCGGTGAAGCAGGCGATCCAGCTTGGCGCCATTGGCTTTGACGCCGTCAAGCATCTGATCCTGTGCCGGGTGGAACGCCGGCCGCCCAGACTGGACCTGTCCATCTACCCCTATCTGCCGAGGGCGACGGTCGAGACGACCTCGGCGAAGGCGTATATGCGTCTCCTGTCGTCGGATGCGGGAGAAGCCGCATGA